Proteins encoded within one genomic window of bacterium:
- a CDS encoding cbb3-type cytochrome c oxidase subunit I → MNTFPRDGRPVAVLVLMAISACALALFSGVAAGLTYTDLESAIRSIGLTLQHIRPIHESFAFAWVFLGGVAVVHAWLISTGGPLNPAERKRFAVMIGLWVVAGAGILVTLLAGRFTGREYAGYHPVFSVIIFVGWLLFAWNFFGRTRFSLRGQPVYVWMWTAAIPLFAVTFLEAHAYTFDWVSRQPIRDIAIQWKANGVMVGSFNLLAYGSMMWTGGKMRGDDRYSRSATAFLLFSVGIVNTFTNYGHHTFHLPQTPWVHWVSFLISMAEVLLLAKAAVDLWGLRRKSIPPDLALPDRFARSVTLWTTAMLVMAIGMSVPPLNSLIHGTTVVTAHAMGTMIGIDSMILWGALSWLIRQFAGQVDGVVNSRWMRRAVAILDLSLAGFLTVFIIRGIASGLERQLGPSAPDWSRFVSVFPVLMVAFGSVLAVTVIWMVVRWMIVLIGVLRSDEISSK, encoded by the coding sequence ATGAACACCTTCCCACGTGATGGTAGGCCGGTGGCGGTGCTTGTGCTGATGGCTATCAGCGCCTGCGCGTTGGCGCTGTTTAGCGGCGTTGCGGCTGGGCTGACTTATACCGATTTGGAATCGGCAATCCGCTCAATCGGGCTGACTCTTCAGCACATTCGTCCTATCCACGAATCGTTCGCGTTCGCCTGGGTCTTCCTGGGAGGCGTAGCGGTTGTTCATGCCTGGCTAATTTCGACCGGCGGACCTTTAAATCCGGCGGAGCGGAAACGCTTCGCGGTAATGATCGGTCTTTGGGTCGTAGCCGGAGCGGGAATTCTCGTGACCTTGCTAGCCGGACGATTTACCGGAAGAGAATATGCCGGATATCATCCGGTATTCTCGGTGATAATCTTCGTCGGCTGGTTGTTGTTCGCCTGGAATTTCTTCGGACGTACCCGATTTTCCCTTCGCGGACAGCCGGTTTACGTTTGGATGTGGACAGCGGCGATCCCGTTGTTCGCGGTCACTTTCTTGGAAGCCCATGCTTATACCTTTGACTGGGTTTCTCGGCAGCCGATCCGCGACATCGCTATCCAATGGAAAGCGAATGGCGTGATGGTCGGTAGTTTTAACCTGCTAGCCTACGGTTCAATGATGTGGACCGGAGGAAAGATGCGCGGGGACGACCGCTATTCGCGTTCAGCGACGGCCTTCCTGCTGTTCTCGGTAGGTATTGTGAACACGTTCACAAACTACGGGCATCATACTTTTCATCTGCCACAGACTCCGTGGGTGCATTGGGTAAGCTTCCTGATCTCGATGGCGGAAGTGCTGTTGCTGGCGAAGGCCGCTGTCGACCTCTGGGGTTTGAGGCGTAAGTCAATTCCGCCGGATCTGGCATTGCCGGACCGATTTGCCCGGAGCGTTACGCTCTGGACTACGGCGATGTTGGTGATGGCAATCGGGATGTCCGTCCCACCGCTCAATTCATTGATCCACGGCACGACCGTCGTAACGGCTCATGCTATGGGTACGATGATTGGCATTGACTCAATGATCTTGTGGGGCGCGCTTTCGTGGCTAATCCGTCAATTTGCCGGACAGGTAGACGGCGTGGTTAATAGCCGATGGATGCGCCGCGCCGTGGCAATCCTTGATCTGTCGCTGGCGGGCTTCCTGACCGTTTTCATAATCCGGGGCATTGCTTCCGGATTGGAACGCCAGCTTGGTCCCTCGGCGCCGGACTGGAGCAGGTTCGTCTCGGTATTCCCGGTCCTGATGGTTGCCTTCGGGTCAGTGCTGGCGGTGACGGTGATTTGGATGGTCGTCCGTTGGATGATTGTATTGATCGGAGTTTTGCGCTCCGATGAGATATCAAGTAAATAG
- the rpmE gene encoding 50S ribosomal protein L31 codes for MKTEIHPQYFDKAKVKCVCGKEFTTGSTKPELNVEICFNCHPFYTGKQNLIDTAGKVEKFKARRAKAEAAPKIVKKARVKKVGKTKK; via the coding sequence ATGAAAACAGAAATTCACCCACAATATTTCGACAAAGCAAAAGTTAAGTGCGTTTGCGGAAAAGAATTCACCACCGGCTCCACCAAGCCGGAGCTTAACGTTGAAATCTGCTTCAACTGCCATCCTTTCTACACCGGTAAACAAAACTTGATTGATACCGCCGGAAAAGTTGAGAAGTTTAAGGCCCGCCGCGCGAAAGCCGAGGCCGCTCCGAAGATTGTAAAGAAGGCTCGCGTGAAGAAAGTAGGGAAAACGAAGAAATAA